A stretch of the Bacillus sp. FJAT-18017 genome encodes the following:
- a CDS encoding o-succinylbenzoate--CoA ligase, translated as MTMRMPHFLKKRAFLTPDRPALLFNNQLLTFKELYEKSLSLAAKLTSAGVDSSTFTGVLIKNNLESAILLYALQLCGAPAVMLNNRLTAAEIAWQLQDANVSILISEPSLTSLANEAASSHESVTTLTFTELSSIKPANWIPSDEVSLEDICTVMYTSGTTGHPKGVLQTYGNHWWSASGSALNLGMTEHDTWLCTVPLFHISGYSILIRGIVYGNLVILHEHFDPKHVVKDIIEKKVSYMSIVGTALNRVLDELGNRSLPETFRCMLLGGGPAPLPLLEACLRRNVPVFQTYGMTETASQSATLAAEYSLSKLGSAGKPLFPVSIKIQLEDGNEAPAGGEGEILVKGPNVTPGYLNRPEATAEKIVDGWFHTGDIGKLDEEGFLYVIDRRSDLIISGGENIYPAEVESVLVSHPYVWDAGVAGISHSEWGQVPVAFLILMDGHSLTEEELRSYCLSRLAKYKVPRSFYFVKELPRNASNKLLRRNLISLIGGDLI; from the coding sequence ATGACTATGAGAATGCCGCATTTTTTGAAAAAAAGAGCCTTCCTTACTCCGGATCGCCCGGCATTATTATTTAATAATCAGCTGTTAACATTTAAAGAACTATATGAGAAAAGTCTGTCACTTGCTGCCAAGTTAACTTCAGCAGGTGTTGATTCCAGCACATTTACTGGGGTTCTAATAAAAAACAATCTTGAATCAGCCATCCTTCTATATGCGTTACAGTTATGCGGGGCACCTGCTGTGATGCTAAACAACAGATTAACTGCTGCTGAAATTGCCTGGCAGCTCCAGGATGCAAATGTCAGCATCCTCATAAGTGAACCATCACTAACTTCTTTAGCTAACGAGGCAGCATCAAGCCATGAATCCGTTACGACCTTAACCTTCACTGAACTTTCCTCCATAAAGCCCGCTAATTGGATTCCATCAGATGAGGTGTCCCTTGAAGACATTTGCACTGTCATGTATACATCGGGTACAACCGGACATCCAAAGGGGGTTTTACAAACCTATGGAAATCATTGGTGGAGTGCCTCGGGTTCAGCACTTAATCTAGGTATGACCGAACACGATACTTGGCTCTGCACAGTACCGCTCTTTCATATAAGCGGCTACTCGATTCTTATAAGAGGAATTGTTTATGGCAATCTTGTCATCTTACATGAACATTTTGACCCAAAGCATGTGGTCAAAGATATTATAGAGAAAAAAGTCTCGTATATGAGTATTGTCGGAACAGCTTTAAATCGCGTGTTGGATGAACTGGGTAACAGGAGTCTTCCGGAAACATTTCGGTGTATGCTGCTCGGGGGCGGACCAGCCCCGCTTCCGCTACTTGAAGCATGCCTCCGGCGGAATGTCCCTGTTTTCCAAACGTATGGCATGACGGAGACTGCATCTCAATCGGCTACGCTTGCTGCTGAGTATAGTTTGTCTAAATTAGGTTCAGCAGGGAAGCCGCTATTCCCGGTTTCTATCAAGATTCAGCTCGAAGATGGAAACGAGGCACCAGCCGGGGGGGAGGGAGAAATCCTTGTTAAAGGTCCTAATGTTACGCCTGGGTATTTGAACCGGCCGGAGGCTACAGCGGAAAAGATTGTGGATGGCTGGTTCCATACAGGTGATATTGGCAAGTTGGATGAGGAAGGTTTCTTGTATGTAATTGACAGGAGATCTGATTTAATCATTTCGGGCGGGGAAAACATTTATCCAGCAGAAGTCGAAAGTGTACTCGTTTCTCATCCATATGTTTGGGACGCAGGGGTAGCAGGGATTTCCCACTCCGAATGGGGACAGGTTCCTGTTGCATTCTTGATTTTAATGGATGGCCATTCACTTACTGAAGAGGAATTACGGTCTTATTGTCTTTCCAGGCTAGCTAAATATAAAGTCCCTCGGAGTTTTTATTTTGTAAAAGAGCTTCCAAGAAACGCATCCAACAAGCTTCTGCGTAGAAACCTAATTAGCCTTATCGGGGGAGACCTTATATGA
- the menC gene encoding o-succinylbenzoate synthase, whose amino-acid sequence MNLHSIKLSVISMPLKHPFHTHLETVSVREGILVEVCDKEGLEGYGEGVAFSSPWYTEETVASSFSVIRSSLIPLLQKNAIRHPNEVFEVFSAVRRNHMAKSAVEMALWDLFSKEKGKPLSRSIGSEKQHIPSGVVVAARNEAEALEQTARYVEEGYQRIKVKIGPSNDYSLLSAIRRDFPELPIMADANSAYTLKDADKLKALDDLGLLMIEQPLAYDDFIEHAKLQKMISTPICLDESISSYSDVVLALEMGSCKILTIKAGKVGGLREAIRIHDYCKSRGIQVWCGGMIEFGVSRAHNVALASLPGFTIPGDISSSSRFWEEDIITPEITVKDGWISIPEGDGIGFELNRKRLSKITVHTETFTL is encoded by the coding sequence ATGAATCTCCATTCAATCAAGTTATCAGTTATTTCCATGCCATTAAAACATCCCTTTCATACACATCTGGAAACAGTTAGCGTCAGGGAAGGGATACTGGTTGAGGTTTGTGATAAAGAAGGATTAGAAGGATATGGTGAAGGAGTGGCCTTCTCATCACCTTGGTACACGGAAGAGACTGTTGCGAGTAGCTTTTCGGTTATCAGATCTTCTTTAATCCCTCTGCTTCAAAAAAATGCAATAAGACATCCTAATGAAGTATTTGAGGTATTTAGTGCAGTCCGACGAAATCATATGGCAAAGTCGGCTGTTGAAATGGCTTTGTGGGACTTGTTTTCGAAGGAAAAAGGGAAGCCCCTTTCACGGTCCATAGGAAGCGAAAAACAACACATACCTTCAGGGGTTGTCGTTGCTGCGAGGAACGAAGCCGAGGCACTCGAACAAACCGCGCGTTATGTGGAAGAGGGCTATCAGCGAATCAAGGTGAAAATAGGCCCTTCCAATGATTATTCGTTGCTATCAGCAATTAGGAGGGACTTTCCTGAATTGCCAATCATGGCAGATGCCAATTCTGCTTATACTCTTAAAGATGCAGATAAACTGAAGGCCCTTGATGATTTAGGCTTACTTATGATAGAACAGCCACTAGCTTACGATGACTTTATTGAGCATGCGAAGCTTCAGAAGATGATTTCTACACCAATATGCCTGGATGAGAGTATTTCTTCGTATTCAGATGTTGTCCTCGCCTTAGAAATGGGCAGCTGCAAAATATTAACGATAAAGGCAGGCAAAGTCGGTGGTCTCCGTGAGGCAATCCGAATCCATGATTATTGCAAAAGTAGGGGCATTCAAGTTTGGTGTGGAGGAATGATCGAGTTTGGGGTGTCCCGGGCACATAACGTAGCTCTTGCATCCCTGCCTGGCTTTACTATCCCGGGTGATATTTCATCCTCGTCCCGCTTTTGGGAAGAGGATATCATTACACCGGAAATAACGGTTAAGGACGGCTGGATATCGATACCAGAGGGAGACGGGATAGGATTTGAGCTTAATCGGAAACGGCTTTCTAAAATCACTGTCCATACGGAAACCTTTACCCTTTAA